Genomic segment of Falco peregrinus isolate bFalPer1 chromosome 5, bFalPer1.pri, whole genome shotgun sequence:
TGTTTCCAATGTGTTTCAGACATGGTTATACCACAGCTTTAGGACTTGTTCGTGTATTGGTGATTCATGACATGAATCAAGGGATGCATTTCCACAACAGAACTGCCTCCTTCCCACATTAGAGACAAACACTTTGTTAAGGGCTGGTGTCCCTCAAGTGATGGGGAACAATCACTCTCCCATTGACAGCTCTACCAGTGTACCTCATGTTCTGCAGCTTGCTGATCTGAACACCAGACAGGTTCAGTAaagcccacccccacccccccccaaaaaaaaccaacaaaaaaaaccaacacagaaatgGGACCAATAAgttccttctgttttcccataaataaaactaaaggGAGTATGtgaataattatattttaatttaaaatcccATTTGAGCTTACAGTAAGTGGAACCAAACCTCTGTGAATCTGCTGCACTTAAACATCTCGCTGAGAAGCAGGAGGACAGCTCAACAGCTGGACCCTATTTACTAATCCTTTGTTTATCCCAAAGCAAGCCAGTAGCAACCCTGTAGGAACCAGTGACCTACACTTTGGTGTGAAAGAGTAAAGAATCTGGCCAGCTGGACCAAGTTGCTTCCTGCCAATTCCACCGCATACCTCAGGGGTGGAAGCTGTCCCTGCCTGCATCACTGCCTTGGCTCCCTCAGCTCGAAGCCTGGGCAGAAAGCTACTGGTAAATTGAGGTGTGATGGGGCCGGGACAAATCTGTTGGTAGAGCAATGAGGTTGCAGCTTCCTAACTGCTTTGCAGAGGGCTTGCAAATTAAAATCACGCTGCAAACTGGTAGCCAAGTCTGGTGGTAAAGCACAGTATTAAACCCAGCCAACTGGGTTGTACTAGTGGCTTTATTTCCCACCCGCTTTGCAGAGGTGGAAAAACTGTAAAAGCTAATGAGAGAAGCAAGATTcatgtttttgcatttttttaatcttgtaaAACCCTTTTCTGAAGGCTCTGCTCAGGCATAGCTCCTGGTTTGAGGGGAGCAGTGAGCACTGGAAGGGCACCGCTCCGCTGTAGCTGTCTGACATAAGGGGCTGTTGGAAACGTAAGGTACTTTCAGCATCTAAGCAAGGACTAATGTCCTTCAGGTGCATGTCGGAGACAAAACTTGAATAGCTGAGGGATTAAGGGCCTGATCTAGACTTTATTAAATTCAGTGGAAAACTTTCCCTCAATTTTAATAGGCTCCGGATCAGGATCAGGGAATAGAGGgacaaagcagctggaaaagactgttttgaagagaaatctgattttctttaaataatcaCAAAACCTCAGGGGGAGGATTGGATACTGAAGATCATTTGAAgtgttgattttaattttattttgtcttagAGTACTTGAGCCTGAGACCTCACCGTAATTTTGCATACTTTTTATGCATTACTGATTTGTATCACATCCTATGGAAGGCTATCTTTAGATATTAACAGCAGTATAATTTGTTCTTAGTGGACAATGTTATGCTTCTACCTCTAGAAACATTTCTGATGAAGACCTAGAATTCTGAGGAGATTTACAAACAGGAACTTTGGAGATTAACCATGGATCATAAGGgtgaggagaaaagaaagcagcgCCATGGCTTGACTTTGTTGGAACAAGTAAAGAGAATGAAAGAATCAACAGAGATCATTGATGTTGTCCTGGTGGCGGAAGGTGAGAAATTCCCCTGCCATAAGGTGGTGCTGGCTGCCTTCAGTCCCTACTTCAAAGCCATGTTTACCTGTGGCTTGGTGGAATGCACACAGAGGGAAGTGGTGCTGTACGACATCTCCGCAGAGAGCGTGTCCGTGATACTCCATTACATGTACAGCGCCGACCTGCGCCTCGCTGATCAGAACGTGCAGACTGTTGCGCTTGCTGCTTATTTCATGCAAATGGAAGATGTTTTCAGTATGTGCCAGAAGTACATGATGGACCATATGGATGCTTCCAACTGTGTGGGCATCTACTACTTTGCCAGCCACATTGGGGCAGAAGATTTAGCTGATCAAGCGAGGAAATACTTGTATCAGCATTTTGCTGAGGTGAGTTTACAAGAAGAAATATTAGAGATTGAATTCCAGCAGCTGTTGACTCTCATAAAATCAGACGAtctgaacatttccagggaggAAAGCATTCTGGACCTCGTCATTAGATGGGTCAAGCACAGCAGGAAGTCACGAGTAGAGCACCTTACTGAGCTCCTGAAGCAAGTGAGGCTGGTACTTGTCAGCCCTTCCTTTCTTGTGGAAGCCCGGAAAAGGAACACAATGATCCTGTGCAATTCTGAATGCAATGACATGTTTGAGGAAGCACTGAAAACCATCAAACTATCCAGCCACCCTTCTCTCAGCCTGCGTTACGGCATGGAGACTACGGATCTCTTACTCTGCATTGGCAACAATTCTTTCGGCATTAGGTCAAGACATGGTAGCTATGCAGATGCCAGCTTTTGTTATGCTCCTGCGACACAAAAGACTTACTTCATTTCCTCTCCAAAGTATGGCGAGGGTTTAGGATGTGTTTGCACGGGTGTTGTCACTGAGAAAAATGATATTATTGTGGCAGGCGAGGCAAGCGCTGTCAAAATGTCTAGACAAAAGACCCGGAACATCGAAATCTATAGGTATGTACCCTTTGTCAGAAAACcccaaattatttaaaaaaattaaatcaaataatATTTCCGGGGACAAAATAAGACCATTAGAAAAAGCGTTCTTTACTTGAAAGTTTTCCCAGAGATTTTGATTACTCTAATCAATTTGTCACGATTTTTCTTTATAGCACTGAATTATATACATATAACCAAATCTTGatgctttttctcctgaaagAAGGAGGATTTACTCCAGTGGCATCTCTGTGTAAATGAGTTTGGTTAGATCCTACATCAATGTATGTGGATTTCACATTGTCCTTACCCAAATCTCAACATTTTCCTAGGATACTCTTTTCTAGGTTATTAGCAGGGCAAAACAAATAAAGTAAATGACCGAAAGAGTCCAGTAAGACAGGGAAAACACACTTCTCTGTTGATGTTGATGATAGAGATTAAAGGATAATGACTGATAGCTTtaaattttcattctgtttttgcTCATATCTCTTTCAGATGCAcccattttaaagaaaaccagacattttctggattaaagataaaatttaaaaatggtgacagcattttcaaatacagataCCTAAATTTAAGGAAGTAAATCCATACTGAGGCAGATGAAGTGGCCTTTTCAGCAGTGTTGAGCTCTTGCTCTTCCCACTAACTTCAGTGGAAATTATGATTGAGCAGCACATGTAGAAATAAGGTATTTCTTAACCTTAATTACGGTCAAATATCTTTGAAAGGATGCCTAGGCTTCCTCATACTAAAAATGCTTGGTCTTGCAAACATTGGCCTCAATTTTATAACTTCTCTGTGAATGAGAAAGCTCCTCTTGTCGCTGTGCCCCTGTCTGAATAAACATTGACAATGAAGAGGgtaacatttcaaaacaagctGATGGGACCTCAGTGAACCAGAGCACTTACAACTTTGGATTTTCCTACAGATACCACCAGCAAGGAAACCAGTTTTGGCACTGCCTGTGCACCACTGAGCTCCGTGAACTCTACGCATTGGGCACTATCCATAACGACCTCTATGTAATAGGAGGgcaaatgaaagtgaaaaatcagtATCTGGTCACAAACTGTGTGGAGAAGTATTCCATGGAGCAAGGCACCTGGAGAAGCACGGCGCCTCTGCCAGTACCGTTAGCCTGCCATATGGTGGTGACAGTGAAGAATAAGCTCTACGTGCTGGGTGGATGGACACCACAGGTCAAGAAACATGctagttgttttgtttgtgtacTAACAAGCAGTGTTGTGTAATTTTATGGTGCTTCTTGCGTAGGAAGAGTACATCAGTGATAACAAGAATGAATTGCTCACATTCCTCTGATTAAACATCTTTTGTAGGAAAACCAAACAGGGTGAAGAAGAAGAATATCCATCTTAAGGCATCCTCACTGTAAATACCAACTTCAGCAAGGGCAGTTCTTTCATAGGCATGTGCACAGTGAGCAAGAGTTTAAAATGCATCTCCTGTGTCAACATGGGTTCCagcctttcttttcttatttaccATTCTCTTAATTTCTCTAGTTGTCAGTAAATAATGGTATTTGAATCATACAGGGGCCTTGTCTTCAAAAAGCGTGCACACAGGTGAATTTCAGACAGACTTATATATGAGATTTAAAGCTCACCTCAATATCTCAGGAAGCTTTCTTGGTTGaataaagttaatttatttgattctcattatattatattttaaatgaaaagtcaAAGCATTCTCTGGAAAACAGATTCCTTTAATCAAtccatttatttgtttcagttgCTTTGCTCGGCCATGTAAAGCTTTAACAGGAATTTTCAGCAGGGCCACGGGTACCGTATTCAGTCGTACAGGGAATACACAGACCTCTGCTACAAGGAAGATGGATGTTAGGAACACTGcttgctctctccagctgctcccagtgcaaaatatcttttttaagaGCATAGCCCATTCTTATTTACTGCTTGATGCAGTTTAAATTTGAGCATTCAAGATAAAGCCCCACATTTACTTAACAATGAAGTAAAGCATCTGTAATCCTTATTGCCAACAGCAGTACGTTCAGGCTGTCATCACATCTCATTGGTTTGTGTTCTcttgaaataaattactgtttaaagcatttaaaagtgAGATGCATTCAGCAAACAAGATTTTCACCTCTTTGAATATCCTGAGTGCAGGGGTCCCCAAAGGAGACAACAGAAAGATCAGAGAGTATTTCTGATGCTGAAACAAGTGAGCAAGGTTACCCCACTATTTAAAGAATTAAACCATAAAAACACTTAATGTGGAAACAATCTGAAAAAACTTGAACTGAAAGAGATGTCATATAACAAAGACAGATGTTGAAGTCAGACAATCAGCTTTGTCTTTCTTAATAGTTCTCCAGAACAGATTGTAAGAGGGAAAAGTGGCTTAGAAACACAAGTCAGGAATACCGAGCCTagaatggttttaaaaaaaatacaggaaccTCAAAACCACCTGAAGTGCATACCTGCTGACCAGTACTATCAGTAACAACACATGGGGGTCTGAGTTTATATATAAATAGGCTTGAGATGAGCAGATTAAAGTAATTGATTAAAACCCATAATTTTGTAAGATTAGGGCGTACCTGAACAGATCAGAACAAATCGGCTAAAGCTCTCCAAAAAGTGGTTCAAGACCGGCACTGCAGAGTGCTGAATTCTTCTGGTGCCACGTATCTCCCACGCTCACCTGTCAGATGTAGTGACCGCACGCGTGGGGCTACCACAGCTGCACAGTGAAAGCAAATTAGTTCTTCCAGCCAGGAGCTGTCCCCATGCTCCAAGAGCACTGAATGTTCTGTCAATCCTGAACAAATGCTAACGACGCAGCATTGATAGACTGTCATAAATGCATGTGTCCATTACAGGACAGAGATAAATACATGTTCCCTTCCCACTCGGGCTTTGCAATTGAAACAAGGCAAGACAAAGTCAAGCCAGGACATAAAATGACAGCTTAGGAGGGCGAGGGCGCAACTCACAGCAGCATTGCTCTGGCTCAGTGTTGGTCTGGCCTCGCTGACGCCAGCGGAGTTAAAAACCTAAGCTACTCCAGCCCTGGTGACTGGGGGCTCTTAAGATGGAAGGAAGTGCTTGGTGAGGCTGAGAGAGGAAGGTTTCAGACCCCGAGACAGGGAGAAGGGCTGCTGGATGTTATGTTTTCTGTACATAAAGAGCACAGGGTGCGCTGTGAGGTGAACGTTACCACAAAAATGATGTGAATTTACAGCATGTCAGAAGGTGCCTGCTCCTAAGTATATGCTTACTCTGTGCTGAAAATACCTCTTTCAGGGAATAAGTTTGTGTTTCACGCTTACCATGGAGGAAGACGTGCCCCTGGGCCCTCACAGGGAGTAACCATGGGGCTATACATTTACTTTCTACTTTGCCTCCTACTATCTTGTCTGTGACATTAATGTTGGAAAGGCCTtttggcaaagaaaaataacaagcaaagcaagaacaCATATAACACCAACACAAGCAAGCAAAGTAGTTCTCTCCTTCTCACTCTCTATGTGAAACCTTTCAtcccaaaatatttcaggatcCTCCCCCCACAGCCTACTGCTTACATTCAAGGGTGTCGTACCCAGAAAACATAATCTGAATTCCCTGCATCATATGAGACAGGCAGAGAAAGGGGAAGATTAGAGAGAACAAGAGGAGTAGGAGTGAGTATAAAAAGAATATTATGGCAGCAAAGATATAGCGGGGGATTAGGAGCTTATTATGAAAACTATTGAAGTTACAGCAGTTAAACAACATTATGCTGGTTAGGCTGACTAAATAAACGTGCAAATGACTTCAGAATAAGTTATGGATATATACAGGCCTGAGAAAGGCCAGCAAAGTACCTCCCTGAAACTCATGGTACAGTCTAAGTAACAGTGGGAATAGATTTCAACcttcagcaggaagaaaaaaatgtcagagagATTGGTTTTCCCTCTATCATTATTAGGACTTTACAGCAGCCTTGTGAAAAAGGCACATTCTGCCAGAGCCAGGTCCATGAGTATATTGTTATTACCCAAATCCTCAGCTTTATTGCTGCAGAATATAGATGCCCCCTTATTCCTTTGCCTTTACATTGTACTCCCAGCCACAAGTCATGGGTGCTGCTAAACCCTAGTGAGCATGAATCACTTTGCAGCTATAATTGATGTGTTTATGTTATTTATCTGCTGAGCTGTCTGCTGTGATTAATTACATGCAGGCGTGTGCAGAGGCCTCCAAATGTTGTATTATTATATGGCTGTCATATTTCATACAGACGGATCTGCCTGACGATGAGCCGGATCGATTAAGTAACAGAACGTTTCGGTACGACCCAGGCCAAGACAAATGGACAGAAGGTGCGCCAATGAAGTACTCCAAATACCGCTTCAGCACAGCTGTAGTCAACAGCGAGATTTATGTCTTGGGTAAgaggaaacagatttttaacagATAGTACcatgactttttcttctttccagcaATTTGCCTCAGTGAAGTGAAATATCTCACCCTTTGCTATGTACTGTAGGACAAAGTATGTTGGACTAAATGGATAGCATTTTGCTAGGGTTGTTTTTCCCCCACatcatttcttccttccttatGTAGACCAAATTAAGTGGATGTTTAGTGTTGTGGATTAATGTAACAAAGATACTTCGCTTTTTGAAACTACTTTTCTTTGGAGTACCAGTGTGTTCTATAAATATTAATGAGTTTTAAAAGGTGGGTAGAGGAGCCTTGTTAGCACCGTTTCACAGGTGAGCAGTGAAAAGCTAAGGAATATATCCAGCATCATGAAGGAATGGCACAGGGAAAAAGAATTTGGATCTCCCAGTCAAAATGAACATTATTTGTGGGTTCTGATAAAATTCAATGAATGATTCTCCTCCACCCACCTCAACGCATTGCATTttttggaaaattaaatatttcgATTTGTCATTTTTTGATTGAATCTTttcaattttttgtttcaaaacagtattttggtCAGAAGTTTTAAGTGTTGTGTGAAAGAGTTCAATAATCTACCCCAGAAACTTTTGTCCCAAAATGATCCCCATCCCTATCCCCCCGTTCTGCAGTTCATCCATAACATGACTCTTTTCCCAAAGAGCTTCATGGCCTCGTCCCAACCTCCATCCAAGCCAACATAAGGAAAAACACCTGTTTCTGAACACTAGCAAACACCTCAGAAGGTGGCAAGCAAGggatttttctgaagagaagaTGATGATGTAAGGTAGGGAAAGGCAGATGGATAAGAAGGGCACTGCAGGCATTGGGAATGATATGGGGAAGAAGTTGAAAGGGGCATTTTGGAAGTGGAATAGGAGCCAGAATGTTGTCTAAGTGATGGGGAGAGGGATTATAGATAGGTGTATGACTGGAAAGTTCTTGAAGAAGTGGGAAAAAAGTTCCTATAGTCAATTCCTCCACAGGTGGGCTATGAGTGTTGTTATTCATGCCCTTCTGTGCTCCTGTGCCCTGTGGGCAGCATCAGACATGAAGAAGGCAGCAATTACATCAGGATTTTTCAATCCCTTCTGCTTCAAACTACTCCTGCGTACAAGCTTATCAAAGTGAACACAATAAATATGGCCTTACCAGCTTAATACACCTCCTGTATAAGGGAAGTTCTGGGTTTGTCTGGGTTGTTATATACCATGGATAAAGGAGAGTTTGTTTCTGGCATGTAATACAGAAAGCGTTTTGCAGGGGGTGTCTTTAATAAAGGTGTCTGTGAAGTAGAAGGGGAAAATGGCTTTAAATGCCGCATTTGGCTTCTTTTAGAGAAACTTCTTTCTCTGAAGTGGCTTGAGACAGGCCCATAGGCACAACCAGGAGAAAGAAGCCGGCATGGAAAATAGagttttgcaaacagaaatccATTTCGTTATTGTCAAAGGTTAGTGATAGAGAGCGTCAGTATGCTGTTAAATAATGAGAGTGTTGGCTGCCCAGGTTCAAAGGTGCTTCAAAAATGTGGAACCTCTATCCTTTGTAAAAggctaaatatatatataattatttatacTGACACTGATGCTGTAAgggggcagcagaagcagctgtaatCGTTGGGAAGAGCAAGGCTGTATTCACGTGTTTCAGTAAGAAGTGCTCTGAGATTGAGACCACAAATGCTGTGATGACACAAGAGAGTCAGGCAGACAAAAAAGAGGCCGCCTTGGGATGCATGTGATAAAACAAACTGACAGTCTTCTTCACAGCAAGCCTGACACTGAGACAAGGAAAAGGACTGGCTAATAAGGAAAACTGCATCCATTTTCTTCCCTCAAAATCTCACAAAGCAAGAAACATATCTGAGTCGTTACAATAATGAAATGTACAGATTGAACACAAAGCACAGTATTAAATCTGAAAAGTGCCTGTTTAAATGGCACTGAGGAAAGTTCATGGTGTCACAGACCTTcacataaaaaaatagaaagtatAGTTTTATTATGTATagctgccagtgctgcagtATTTATTCATGGAGCTGAATATTGACTTGAATTCCTTCTTATGTGCTAGCCAgtaccaatattttttttattattatttcagtttttggtCAGAAAATCTTTGCTAACAATCAGACTGGTGCATGGGCCAGAACAGGCTCGTGTTCTGTCTCCACCACTTTGTTGGTTCACACACCTTCCCATGAGCAGCCCTTATTCCAGAAGTCCTAAGGGAACCAACACAATCCTGAGATTAACAATTTGCCactaaatgtaattaaatttaTGTAAAGGCAgtgtttcttctcagttttgACAGTGTAAATCTGGGGTAATTTCACTGTAATGAACAAACTTGCTTGTGATTTCTACCAAAGGTAACTAAGCTCACACGCTGCTCCGGGGAGCAGATTTTTGAGACTGTGCGATTTTTACCATTGCACTTCTGAGTCTGCCTCTGTTCTGATGTTGCACCTCTACTCAAGGTGTAACTGCAGCAAGTGTGGACGCGAATGAGTTACCACCAGGTAGGACGAATATCGATTGCAGGGAAGGCATTTTGACCTAGGTCTGGACTGCTTTCGCAAACTCCTGATTGCCTGTTTTCACAAACCTTGCAAGGACTTCAATGTCTATAAATCTGTAAAATTTGGTTGAAACTGGCCAACAGGCACAGAAGCTATGAGAGGCAGACAAAATAATGTAAACACAGATACAGAACACATATGTAGTGAGAGTAATTGCATAAGTCTTGTTTCCTtaggaaatgaaataatatgaggactaattttttaattggaagACAAACCTGACACTAAGCCAAAAATGATTTGTCAACAAATTCTACCTTTGAATATGATGGTTTAAATCAACCTTTAACAGTATAGGTGGAATGAAGATTTAACTGTTAAAATTGAGAAGACAATGTAATTGGTAAGTGTTAACCATCCCAGTCTGAAATCTCTGTGGAAGAGATTAAAGCATTTTCCAAGACCTCTCGAAATGATGAAGCAATTTCCAGATGAATTCTGTTTGGCAACAGTGATACAGTCACTGATATTGGCATTTTATTCTGCTGATATCACACATGGCCCCATCTCCAGCTGTAAATGTGCATTCGCCAACTGTAATTAAAACCTCACAGAGAAAAGCTACATTCCACAGTTTATTCCTGGTGAGAAGTTGTTGTTACCTTGGGAGTTCTCAGGCTGTGGAGCTGCGAGGTGGGTCCGGTTTTCCTTTGGGAACAATTGCGATGGCAACCCTGGCTGGATAAACGGGCAATTCATGGCATGGAAAGGAAGGCAGTGAAAGTGTTTGTAACCTGGCTGATGCGGTACTTGATCACGCAGATGACATTCAGGAGAGAAGAGGAATGGAAAGAGCAGAGGTTGATGGTGACAGACCAAGGAATAGCAACTGTCATAAGGATGGTAAAACCACTGCAGGGTCTCCAAAGCTGTCGATCCCTTGCACATCACCCCACTTCATAAGGAATGCTGGGCACTCTGGGAGCCTAGAAAGATGCTGTCAGGGGCAATTTGTGCAAAAAGACACAGTCTGAAGAGGATCACAGCTCATAGGTTGTCCTCATGTCGTGACCTCAGGGATGTCTATGCTCAGGCATAATGACTAAGCTTTTGTGCTACAGATGAGAGAGACCTTTTTGGAGTCTCTGCCATTGCCATTTGTACCCTCCTCACTCCAGATGGGGGTTCCCCATGGCGTGCGCAGGAACTGAACATCTAACAGGCTCCTGTTTGGCCTCACTCATGGGACACTCAGTGAAGGGGCGATTCAGAAGCGTGCTGAACAGCATTGCTTGGATTTCCACAAGCATCACCCGCCTCTTAGGTCATACTTGCTCTTTGTGTGGCACATGGCTCCATGGGCATCCTGCAGCCT
This window contains:
- the KBTBD12 gene encoding kelch repeat and BTB domain-containing protein 12, with the protein product MDHKGEEKRKQRHGLTLLEQVKRMKESTEIIDVVLVAEGEKFPCHKVVLAAFSPYFKAMFTCGLVECTQREVVLYDISAESVSVILHYMYSADLRLADQNVQTVALAAYFMQMEDVFSMCQKYMMDHMDASNCVGIYYFASHIGAEDLADQARKYLYQHFAEVSLQEEILEIEFQQLLTLIKSDDLNISREESILDLVIRWVKHSRKSRVEHLTELLKQVRLVLVSPSFLVEARKRNTMILCNSECNDMFEEALKTIKLSSHPSLSLRYGMETTDLLLCIGNNSFGIRSRHGSYADASFCYAPATQKTYFISSPKYGEGLGCVCTGVVTEKNDIIVAGEASAVKMSRQKTRNIEIYRYHQQGNQFWHCLCTTELRELYALGTIHNDLYVIGGQMKVKNQYLVTNCVEKYSMEQGTWRSTAPLPVPLACHMVVTVKNKLYVLGGWTPQTDLPDDEPDRLSNRTFRYDPGQDKWTEGAPMKYSKYRFSTAVVNSEIYVLGGIGCLGRDRGQTRKCLDAVEIYNPDGDFWRDGPPMPSPLLSLRTNSTSAGSVEGKLYLCGGFRGAARHEVITKEILELDTWENQWNVVAIDVLMHDSYDVCLVARLNPRDLIPPPPDLVDQ